The following are encoded together in the Salvia hispanica cultivar TCC Black 2014 chromosome 6, UniMelb_Shisp_WGS_1.0, whole genome shotgun sequence genome:
- the LOC125195632 gene encoding disease resistance protein RPH8A-like, with translation MSEAIILGVIGELESFLIELPTTDDFIHYKPETLEALKEVIKELRMMSDFFRDNKSEEMSRLKNLQADFAEIAQVSAEHKSRLSPNDIYKDLSALRKIKERMMEFGAGKVVSSSECVGEEGNEGVVVGLEKDIQQLVFKVILSEEEWLIHMPILIKGMVGMGKTTLARQAYNHPAIIEEFKRCRAWVSLSSFTSKHEVLVELIRQLVTLDGDSLLLEEMDNQSLEQMLLRHLEEMPPWFIVLDNVLPEMRFKSFLLDLARRSKPRHKCGLLITSCHQIFEKLWIYTHEMKAMDSDKSWQLFLQTINKFTSDDNKFSNDLEKKVKEMLKKCGGLQRLLGIEWEELFDSIDLSKTLKLLEPMYNSLKEHLKSYFLHMSFFKENAIMREEKLKHIWATSGLRNGNKSCASLADQSMIEVVHPYPEFRRVKRCRMNPVLHMLCIKKAEEEIGLEILRNNGNNRPLEIPHHRVIHCGRAKFNHSTNQDKYLVSLIFHGGGRYLEDVRQSYWKSLELLKILDMEDFGVKNLSKSIGTLTGLRYLGLRNNYVQEIPHSLGGLKRLEVLDIALNFMVEVPDIIKKMGGLRHLYMSDVICRKPLKVDALQNLETLTFMSIYSWTYEASNLGKMSSLCKLGIEDIDENSDVSELFPALDKLKELDHLILRGFRFRMISCLDEIRVLHGRYNISTLRVDGCIARLPSADSFPYGIEYLALVNTCLDEDPMPILMELPYLRRLKLRNAYNGQELVFKMRELHILCISELWNLRKVRFEESEIASLWKLEITNCPHLETLPQEIQSMSYLRKLTMVTTKHIATKIKDSDLLSKIVEVDISP, from the exons ATGTCAGAGGCCATCATCTTAGGGGTGATTGGTGAACTGGAGAGCTTCCTGATTGAGTTGCCGACGACCGATGACTTTATTCATTACAAGCCTGAAACACTAGAAGCTCTAAAAGAGGTAATAAAAGAGCTCAGAATGATGTCGGACTTTTTCAGAGACAATAAATCTGAAGAGATGAGCAGGCTTAAAAATTTGCAAGCTGACTTTGCTGAGATAGCTCAAGTTTCAGCGGAACACAAATCACGGCTGAGTCCTAATGATATCTACAAGGACCTAAGTGCACTGAGGAAGATAAAAGAACGCATGATGGAGTTTGGAGCTGGTAAGGTGGTGAGTAGTTCAGAATGTGTTGGAGAAGAAGGAAACGAAGGTGTCGTGGTGGGCTTGGAGAAAGACATACAACAGCTTGTTTTTAAAGTGATTCTTAGTGAAGAAGAGTGGCTTATTCATATGCCTATTCTTATCAAAGGCATGGTTGGTATGGGAAAGACAACTCTTGCGAGACAAGCATACAACCATCCGGCCATCATTGAAGAATTCAAGCGCTGCCGTGCATGGGTAAGCCTTTCTAGTTTTACAAGTAAACATGAGGTGCTTGTGGAACTGATACGCCAGTTGGTGACACTTGATGGAGATTCGTTGTTGCTGGAGGAGATGGACAACCAGAGTCTCGAACAGATGCTTCTCCGGCACCTGGAAGAAATGCCACCATGGTTTATAGTTCTCGACAACGTGCTGCCAGAAATGCGCTTTAAATCCTTCTTGCTAGACCTTGCACGCCGCTCAAAGCCAA GGCATAAATGTGGATTGTTGATCACCAGTTGCCATCAGATTTTCGAAAAACTATGGATTTACACTCATGAGATGAAAGCTATGGATTCTGATAAGAGCTGGCAATTGTTTTTgcaaacaattaataaatttacaagTGATGACAACAAATTCTCAAatgatttggagaagaaggtGAAAGAGATGCTGAAGAAATGTGGGGGTTT GCAAAGACTTTTAGGGATTGAATGGGAAGAACtttttgattcaattgatttgagTAAAACATTGAAGTTGTTGGAACCGATGTATAATAGCTTGAAAGAACATCTCAAGTCGTATTTCTTGCATATGTCCTTTTTTaaggaaaatgcaataatgaGGGAGGAAAAGTTGAAACATATTTGGGCTACAAGTGGATtaagaaatggaaataaatcATGTGCCAGTTTAGCTGATCAATCCATGATTGAAGTCGTCCACCCATACCCAGAATTCCGTAGAGTGAAAAGGTGTCGCATGAATCCAGTACTACACATGCTATGCATCAAAAAAGCAGAGGAGGAAATAGGCCTTGAGATCTTAAGGAACAATGGAAATAATCGACCCTTAGAGATCCCTCATCATCGTGTTATTCATTGTGGCAGAGCCAAGTTTAATCACTCTACGAATCAAGACAAGTATCTTGTTTCTCTCATCTTCCATGGAGGTGGTCGATACTTGGAAGACGTACGCCAGTCTTATTGGAAGAGTTTGGAACTCCTCAAAATACTCGACATGGAAGATTTTGGGGTGAAGAATTTATCAAAATCTATCGGGACATTGACTGGGTTAAGGTATTTGGGATTGAGAAACAATTACGTACAAGAGATCCCACACTCGTTGGGGGGCTTGAAAAGGCTCGAGGTTCTCGATATAGCTTTAAACTTTATGGTGGAGGTGCCGGATATTATCAAGAAAATGGGTGGCCTTCGTCATCTCTACATGTCTGATGTGATTTGCAGAAAGCCTTTAAAAGTAGATGCACTTCAAAATCTTGAGACCCTGACCTTCATGTCAATATATTCTTGGACATATGAAGCCTCGAACTTGGGGAAGATGAGTAGTCTATGTAAATTGGGTATTGAAGACATTGATGAAAACTCAGATGTAAGCGAGCTCTTTCCAGCACTAGATAAGTTGAAGGAACTTGATCACCTTATTTTGAGAGGGTTTCGCTTCAGAATGATATCTTGTTTGGACGAGATTCGTGTTCTACATGGGCGTTACAACATAAGCACTCTGAGGGTTGATGGATGCATAGCTAGGCTACCAAGTGCCGATAGTTTCCCTTATGGGATAGAGTACTTGGCTTTGGTAAATACTTGTCTTGATGAGGACCCCATGCCGATACTAATGGAGTTGCCCTACCTAAGGCGCCTCAAACTGCGGAATGCATACAATGGTCAAGAATTGGTGTTCAAGATGAGAGAACTTCATATCTTGTGCATCAGTGAGTTGTGGAATCTGAGAAAAGTACGATTTGAAGAAAGTGAAATTGCTTCCCTCTGGAAACTAGAAATCACGAATTGTCCACATCTGGAGACACTCCCACAAGAAATTCAGTCGATGAGTTATCTGCGAAAGCTTACTATGGTAACAACCAAACACATTGCAACAAAGATCAAAGATTCAGACTTGCTCTCCAAAATAGTGGAAGTGGATATCAGTCCATAA